The Callospermophilus lateralis isolate mCalLat2 chromosome 15, mCalLat2.hap1, whole genome shotgun sequence genome window below encodes:
- the Mrln gene encoding myoregulin, with translation MTGKSWILISTTAPQSLEDEIVGRLLKILFVLFVDLMSIMYVVITS, from the coding sequence ATGACTGGAAAAAGCTGGATATTAATTTCTACTACTGCCCCCCAAAGTCTGGAAGATGAAATTGTGGGGAGACTTCTAAAaattctgtttgttttatttgttgaCCTAATGTCTATTATGTATGTTGTTATAACTTCTTAG